The genomic interval ATATTCATGCTTTATAATCAATATGATCCTTATAAAGGATTGTCTTTAATATATCACTGCGTGTGACAATGCCCAGAACTTTTCTTTCTTCATTAAGAATAGGTAGGGAACCAATTCTTTCTTCCAGCATAACTCTTGCCATATCAGGAAGAGGGGATTCGGGTTTTGCAGTTAGAACGCGACTTATCATGACTTCTTCTATCAGTCGATTTTTAACATAAGAAATATCTTCCGGATAGTCTAAGAAATTTTGCAGAATACCTCTTTCGGAAATAATTCCGATTAACTTCTTCTCATAATTAATAACAGGGATGTGACGGATACGATTCTTTCTAAAAAGATAAACTGCTTTTTCTACTGTAAGTGATGGTTCAACTTCTATAACCGGAGAACTCATGACATGCCTTGCTAAAATTGCCTGGACTGATTCTGCTTCTTCTGCTTTAAACTCCATATCTTCGTAGGGGTTTAGTTTGGGTCTGGAAATACTGCTTGTATCCCGTCTTTCAAAAGAATCTTTTTGTCCCTTATCTTCGGGATGTTCTTTTACTACATCATCACGGTTAGTAGTTGATTCATTAAATTTATGTACCTTATGAACCCTATCTTTTCCCGGTTCCGGTTTATAACGGCTCGAAACCCCACTATCTATCCAGATGAACGGCATATATAGATCCTTATTTTAATTCT from Leptospiraceae bacterium carries:
- a CDS encoding CBS domain-containing protein; the protein is MPFIWIDSGVSSRYKPEPGKDRVHKVHKFNESTTNRDDVVKEHPEDKGQKDSFERRDTSSISRPKLNPYEDMEFKAEEAESVQAILARHVMSSPVIEVEPSLTVEKAVYLFRKNRIRHIPVINYEKKLIGIISERGILQNFLDYPEDISYVKNRLIEEVMISRVLTAKPESPLPDMARVMLEERIGSLPILNEERKVLGIVTRSDILKTILYKDHIDYKA